The Epinephelus lanceolatus isolate andai-2023 chromosome 21, ASM4190304v1, whole genome shotgun sequence genome has a segment encoding these proteins:
- the mapk8b gene encoding LOW QUALITY PROTEIN: mitogen-activated protein kinase 8 (The sequence of the model RefSeq protein was modified relative to this genomic sequence to represent the inferred CDS: inserted 1 base in 1 codon) — protein MNRNKREKEYYSIDVGDSTFMVLKRYQNLRPIGSGAQGIVCSAYDHNLERNVAIKKLSRPFQNQTHAKRAYRELVLMKCVNHKNIIGLLNVFTPQKTLEEFQDVYLVMELMDANLCQVIQMELDHERLSYLLYQMLCGIKHLHAAGIIHRDLKPSNIVVKSDCTLKILDFGLARTAATGLLMTPYVVTRYYRAPEVILGMGYQANVDIWAVGCIMAEMVRHKILFPGRDYIDQWNKVIEQLGTPSQEFLMKLNQSVRTYVENRPRYAGYSFEKLFPDVLFPADSEHNKLKASQARDLLSKMLVIDASKRISVDEALQHPYINVWYDPTEVEAPPPAITDKQLDEREHTVEEWKELIYKEVLDWEERTKNGVIRGQSASIGATVSSSPQQHHQHHTSMSSSTSVNDXSSMSTDPSLTDTDSSLEMASAAAAAAATATGPLGCCYSNQPPGLLQMTIIYTSSWSWSWAGPRPLVTSKTTSPTLAPGPAPCICPPSHILSVLVFSSVAFSQPAV, from the exons ATGAACCGGAACAAGCGTGAAAAGGAGTACTACAGTATAGATGTGGGCGATTCAACTTTTATGGTTTTAAAGCGCTACCAGAACCTCAGACCCATCGGATCCGGAGCACAGGGAATTGTCTG TTCAGCGTATGACCACAACTTGGAGAGGAACGTTGCCATCAAGAAGCTGAGCCGGCCATTTCAGAATCAAACTCATGCGAAACGGGCCTACAGGGAACTGGTGCTAATGAAATGTGTCAACCACAAGAAC ATAATCGGCCTTTTAAATGTATTCACACCACAGAAGACACTGGAAGAATTCCAAGATGT GTATCTGGTGATGGAGCTGATGGATGCCAACCTCTGCCAGGTGATTCAGATGGAGCTGGACCACGAGAGGCTGTCCTACCTGCTCTACCAGATGCTGTGTGGAATCAAACACCTGCACGCTGCTGGCATCATACACAGG GACCTGAAGCCGAGCAACATCGTGGTGAAGTCTGACTGCACACTGAAGATCCTGGACTTTGGCCTGGCCAGGACAGCCGCCACCGGCCTCCTCATGACGCCCTACGTGGTCACCCGCTACTACCGCGCCCCAGAGGTCATCCTGGGCATGGGCTACCAGGCCAACG TGGATATTTGGGCTGTGGGCTGCATTATGGCAGAAATGGTTCGCCACAAAATCCTTTTTCCAGGAAGGGATT ATATCGACCAGTGGAATAAGGTGATCGAGCAGCTGGGGACACCGTCTCAGGAGTTCCTGATGAAGCTCAACCAGTCGGTGAGGACCTACGTGGAGAACAGGCCACGGTATGCGGGCTACAGCTTTGAGAAGCTCTTCCCTGATGTCCTGTTCCCTGCAGACTCTGAACACAACAAACTGAAAG CGAGCCAAGCTCGAGACCTACTATCCAAGATGCTGGTAATAGACGCTTCGAAGCGGATCTCAGTGGACGAGGCTCTCCAGCACCCTTATATCAACGTGTGGTACGACCCGACTGAAGTGGAGGCG CCACCACCCGCGATCACAGACAAGCAGCTGGATGAAAGAGAGCACACAGTGGAGGAGTGGAAAG AGTTGATATACAAAGAAGTGTTGGACTGGGAAGAAAGGACAAAGAACGGTGTCATCAGGGGACAGTCAGCGTCCATAG GTGCAACAGTGAGCAGCAGCCCCCAGCAGCACCACCAGCACCACACCTCCatgtcctcctccacctctgtcAACG GCTCCTCCATGTCCACCGACCCATCCCTGACCGACACTGACAGCAGCCTGGAGATGGCCAGcgccgccgccgctgctgctgctacagccACCGGCCCCCTGGGCTGCTGCTACAGCAACCAGCCCCCTGGGCTGCTGCAGATGACTATCATCTACACCTcctcctggtcctggtcctgggcTGGGCCTCGCCCCCTGGTCACATCCAAGACCACTAGCCCAACACTGGCTCCTGGCCCCGCCCCCTGCATTTGTCCCCCCTCCCACATTCTCTCTGTGCTTGTCTTCAGTAGTGTAGCGTTTAGCCAGCCAGCTgtttaa